In the Candidatus Binatia bacterium genome, one interval contains:
- a CDS encoding family 1 glycosylhydrolase → MNDSAVTVRRRASPPFPDFAFACGEEGSDPLVFHDGREVRVDEFARSGHLDRMDDDLSAVAGLGVRVWRYGMPWRLTERAPGEYDWTLWDRALAACARHGLQPVVDLCHFGLPDHYPGFCDLAWVEGFGRYVDAFLARYREPLWFTPVNEPAMTAFASAQFGIWNDRRSSLEDFGLALAHCVLANLEALARIRGDRDGWWVGAEGFACFRAAGDDEAREAERQRAAAQLVWDLHFGVAPRPAAEAALVAVPDRIRQRIDALVTREHVIAGHDFYPTSVLTVGGLPVPTIAERVECYLREARGWYERYGVPFWVAETSNLSLPVEAQIPWLETLVDGIETLRRDGLPVRGVCWYSRGDQYDWENFLMTPVGQVTTVGLFDTQRRPRPVAERFRELAGGGAPVEARNAE, encoded by the coding sequence ATGAACGATAGTGCGGTTACTGTACGGCGGCGTGCTTCGCCTCCATTCCCCGACTTCGCCTTCGCGTGCGGCGAGGAGGGTTCCGATCCTCTCGTGTTCCACGATGGCCGCGAGGTGCGCGTCGACGAGTTTGCGCGCTCCGGGCACCTCGATCGGATGGACGACGATCTTTCCGCCGTTGCCGGACTCGGGGTGCGGGTGTGGCGCTACGGCATGCCGTGGCGTCTGACCGAACGGGCGCCGGGCGAGTACGATTGGACGCTCTGGGACCGGGCGCTTGCCGCCTGCGCCCGGCACGGGTTGCAACCCGTCGTCGATCTCTGCCACTTCGGTCTGCCCGATCACTACCCCGGCTTCTGCGATCTCGCCTGGGTCGAGGGCTTCGGGCGCTACGTCGACGCCTTCCTGGCGCGCTATCGGGAGCCGCTGTGGTTCACTCCGGTCAACGAGCCCGCGATGACCGCCTTCGCCTCGGCACAGTTCGGCATCTGGAACGATCGCCGCTCGAGCCTCGAGGACTTCGGTCTGGCGCTCGCCCATTGCGTGCTCGCCAACCTCGAAGCTCTGGCGCGCATCCGGGGCGACCGCGACGGCTGGTGGGTCGGTGCCGAAGGGTTCGCTTGCTTTCGCGCCGCCGGCGACGACGAGGCTCGCGAGGCCGAGCGGCAGCGGGCGGCGGCGCAGCTCGTCTGGGACCTCCACTTCGGAGTCGCGCCGCGTCCCGCCGCGGAAGCGGCTCTGGTTGCCGTGCCCGACCGCATCCGGCAGCGCATCGATGCGCTCGTCACGCGGGAGCACGTCATTGCCGGACACGACTTCTACCCGACTTCGGTGCTGACCGTCGGCGGGCTGCCGGTTCCGACGATCGCCGAGCGCGTCGAGTGTTACTTGCGCGAAGCGCGGGGATGGTATGAGCGTTACGGCGTGCCGTTCTGGGTGGCCGAGACCTCGAACCTGTCGCTGCCCGTCGAAGCGCAGATCCCGTGGCTGGAGACGCTGGTGGACGGGATCGAGACGCTGCGCCGCGACGGGCTCCCGGTGCGCGGCGTGTGCTGGTACAGCCGCGGCGATCAGTACGACTGGGAGAACTTCCTAATGACGCCCGTTGGCCAGGTGACGACGGTCGGACTGTTCGACACTCAACGCCGCCCCCGTCCGGTTGCCGAACGGTTCCGCGAGCTGGCGGGAGGGGGGGCGCCGGTAGAAGCGCGGAATGCGGAATGA